Proteins encoded in a region of the Pseudomonas sp. PDNC002 genome:
- a CDS encoding FAD-binding protein, with translation MAILVIAEHNNGALGAATLNTVAAAQKIGGDIAVLVAGQNVGGVAEAAAKIAGVAKVLVADNAAYAHQLPENVAPLIAELGKGYSHVLAPATTNGKNFLPRVAALLDVDQISEIIEVVSADTFKRPIYAGNAIATVQSSAAVKVITVRGTGFDAVAAEGGSAAVEAVSGPADAGKSAFVGEELAKSDRPELTAAKIVVSGGRGMGNGDNFKILYSLADKLGAAVGASRAAVDAGFVPNDMQVGQTGKIVAPQLYVAVGISGAIQHLAGMKDSKVIVAINKDEEAPIFQVADYGLVADLFEAVPELEKAV, from the coding sequence ATGGCTATCCTGGTAATCGCTGAGCACAACAACGGCGCACTGGGCGCTGCCACTCTGAACACTGTCGCTGCGGCGCAGAAGATTGGTGGCGACATCGCCGTGCTGGTCGCTGGCCAGAACGTCGGTGGCGTGGCTGAAGCCGCTGCCAAGATCGCTGGTGTTGCCAAGGTGCTGGTCGCCGACAACGCCGCCTACGCTCACCAGCTGCCGGAGAACGTTGCTCCGCTGATCGCTGAGCTGGGCAAGGGTTATAGCCACGTGCTGGCTCCGGCCACCACCAACGGCAAGAACTTCCTGCCGCGCGTTGCCGCCCTGCTGGACGTCGACCAGATCTCCGAGATCATCGAAGTCGTCAGCGCCGACACCTTCAAGCGCCCGATCTACGCCGGTAACGCCATCGCTACCGTGCAGTCCTCGGCTGCCGTGAAAGTGATCACCGTTCGTGGCACCGGTTTCGACGCCGTTGCTGCCGAAGGTGGCTCCGCCGCTGTTGAAGCCGTTTCCGGCCCGGCCGATGCCGGCAAGTCCGCCTTCGTTGGCGAAGAACTGGCCAAGTCCGACCGTCCGGAACTGACCGCTGCCAAGATCGTCGTATCCGGCGGCCGCGGCATGGGCAATGGCGACAACTTCAAGATCCTCTACTCCCTGGCTGACAAGCTGGGCGCTGCCGTCGGTGCTTCCCGCGCCGCCGTTGACGCCGGCTTCGTGCCGAACGACATGCAGGTCGGCCAGACCGGCAAGATCGTTGCTCCGCAGCTGTACGTGGCCGTCGGCATCTCCGGCGCCATCCAGCACCTGGCGGGCATGAAGGACTCGAAAGTGATCGTCGCGATCAACAAGGACGAAGAGGCACCGATCTTCCAGGTCGCCGACTACGGCCTGGTCGCCGATCTGTTCGAAGCCGTACCGGAGCTGGAAAAGGCCGTCTAA
- a CDS encoding electron transfer flavoprotein subunit beta/FixA family protein produces MKVLVAVKRVVDYNVKVRVKADNSGVDLANVKMSMNPFCEIAVEEAVRLKEKGVVTEIVAVSVGPTAAQEQLRTALALGADRAILVETNEELSSLAIAKSLKALVDKEQPQLVILGKQAIDSDNNQTGQMLAALTGYAQGTFASKVEVAGDKVNVTREIDGGLQTVALNLPAIVTTDLRLNEPRYASLPNIMKAKKKPLDVVTPDALGVSTASTVKTVKVEAPAARSAGIKVKSVAELVEKLKNEAKVI; encoded by the coding sequence ATGAAGGTTCTTGTAGCTGTCAAACGAGTGGTTGACTATAACGTCAAGGTCCGCGTCAAGGCGGACAACTCCGGCGTCGATCTCGCCAACGTCAAAATGTCCATGAACCCCTTCTGCGAAATCGCCGTGGAAGAGGCCGTCCGCCTGAAAGAGAAAGGCGTCGTCACCGAGATCGTTGCGGTCTCCGTCGGCCCGACCGCTGCCCAGGAGCAACTGCGTACCGCACTGGCTCTGGGTGCTGATCGCGCCATCCTCGTTGAAACCAACGAAGAGCTGAGCTCCCTGGCCATCGCCAAGTCGCTGAAAGCCCTGGTCGACAAAGAGCAGCCGCAGCTGGTCATCCTCGGCAAGCAGGCCATCGACAGCGACAACAACCAGACCGGCCAGATGCTGGCCGCGCTGACTGGCTACGCCCAAGGCACCTTCGCCTCCAAGGTCGAAGTCGCTGGCGACAAGGTCAACGTCACCCGTGAAATCGACGGCGGCCTGCAGACCGTTGCCCTGAACCTGCCGGCGATCGTCACCACCGACCTGCGCCTGAACGAGCCGCGCTACGCGTCGCTGCCGAACATCATGAAAGCGAAGAAAAAGCCGCTGGACGTGGTGACCCCGGACGCCCTGGGCGTTTCCACCGCTTCCACCGTGAAGACCGTGAAAGTCGAAGCTCCGGCTGCCCGTAGCGCTGGCATCAAGGTCAAGTCCGTTGCCGAACTGGTCGAGAAACTGAAGAACGAGGCGAAAGTAATCTGA
- a CDS encoding electron transfer flavoprotein-ubiquinone oxidoreductase, with product MPRALIQERSIVEREFMEFDVVIVGAGPAGLSAACRLKQKAADAGQEISVCVVEKGSEVGAHILSGAVFEPRALNELFPNWKELEAPLNTPVKRDDIYVLKNAESAAKVPNFFVPKTMHNEGNYIISLGNLCRWLAQQAEGLGVEIYPGFAAQEALIDENGVVRGIVTGDLGVDREGNPKEGYYTPGMELRAKYTLFAEGCRGHIGKQLIKKYKLDSEADAQHYGIGIKEIWDIDPAKHEQGLVVHTAGWPLNDDNPGGSFLYHLENNQVVVGLIIDLSYTNPHLSPFDEFQRYKHHPVVKQYLEGGKRVAYGARAICKGGLNSLPKMVFPGGALIGCDLGTLNFAKIKGSHTAMKSGMLAADSVAEALFAGREGGDLLNNYVDAFKGSWLYDELFRSRNFGPAMHKFGAIGGGAFNFIDQNIFGGKIPFTLHDTTPDYATLKKASEAPKIDYPKPDGKLSFDKLSSVFLSNTNHEEDQPIHLKLADPSIPVGKNLPLYDEPAQRYCPAGVYEVVSNDDGSKRFQINAQNCVHCKTCDIKDPAQNITWVAPEGTGGPNYPNM from the coding sequence ATGCCCAGAGCCTTGATTCAGGAGAGATCGATAGTGGAACGCGAATTTATGGAATTCGACGTCGTCATCGTCGGCGCCGGCCCTGCCGGTCTGTCCGCCGCATGCCGACTGAAACAGAAGGCCGCCGACGCCGGTCAGGAAATCAGCGTCTGTGTGGTCGAGAAGGGTTCCGAAGTGGGCGCCCACATTCTCTCCGGCGCCGTGTTCGAGCCCCGCGCACTGAACGAGCTGTTCCCCAACTGGAAGGAGCTCGAGGCGCCGCTGAACACCCCGGTCAAGCGCGACGACATCTATGTACTGAAGAACGCGGAAAGTGCGGCCAAGGTGCCGAACTTCTTCGTTCCCAAGACCATGCACAACGAAGGCAACTACATCATCTCCCTGGGCAACCTGTGCCGCTGGCTGGCCCAGCAGGCCGAAGGCCTGGGCGTCGAGATCTACCCGGGCTTCGCCGCCCAGGAAGCGCTGATCGACGAGAATGGCGTGGTGCGCGGCATTGTCACCGGTGACCTGGGCGTCGACCGCGAAGGCAATCCGAAAGAGGGTTACTACACCCCGGGCATGGAACTGCGCGCCAAGTACACCCTGTTCGCCGAAGGCTGCCGTGGCCACATCGGCAAACAACTGATCAAGAAGTACAAGCTCGACAGCGAAGCCGACGCCCAGCACTACGGCATCGGCATCAAGGAAATCTGGGACATCGACCCGGCCAAGCACGAGCAAGGCCTGGTGGTACACACCGCCGGCTGGCCGCTGAACGATGACAACCCGGGCGGTTCCTTCCTCTACCACCTGGAGAACAACCAGGTAGTAGTGGGCCTGATCATCGACCTGTCCTACACCAACCCGCACCTGTCGCCGTTCGACGAGTTCCAGCGCTACAAGCACCACCCGGTGGTCAAGCAGTACCTGGAAGGCGGCAAGCGCGTGGCTTATGGCGCTCGCGCCATCTGCAAGGGCGGCCTGAACTCGCTGCCGAAGATGGTCTTCCCGGGCGGCGCGCTGATCGGTTGCGACCTGGGCACCCTGAACTTCGCCAAGATCAAGGGCAGCCACACCGCCATGAAGTCCGGCATGCTCGCCGCAGACTCCGTGGCCGAAGCCCTGTTCGCCGGCCGCGAAGGCGGCGACCTGCTGAACAACTACGTCGATGCCTTCAAGGGCAGTTGGCTGTACGACGAGCTGTTCCGCAGCCGTAACTTCGGGCCGGCGATGCACAAGTTCGGCGCCATCGGTGGCGGTGCGTTCAACTTCATCGACCAGAACATCTTCGGCGGCAAGATTCCGTTCACCCTTCACGATACGACCCCGGACTACGCGACCCTGAAGAAGGCCAGCGAAGCGCCGAAGATCGATTATCCGAAGCCGGACGGCAAACTCAGCTTCGACAAGCTGTCCTCGGTGTTCCTGTCCAACACCAACCACGAGGAAGACCAGCCGATCCACCTGAAGCTGGCCGACCCGAGCATCCCGGTTGGCAAGAACCTGCCGCTCTACGACGAGCCTGCGCAGCGTTACTGCCCGGCCGGCGTGTACGAAGTGGTGAGCAACGACGACGGCAGCAAGCGCTTCCAGATCAACGCCCAGAACTGCGTACACTGCAAGACCTGCGACATCAAGGACCCGGCCCAGAACATCACCTGGGTAGCCCCGGAAGGTACCGGCGGTCCGAACTACCCCAACATGTAA
- a CDS encoding DUF1285 domain-containing protein, with the protein MTDPAKAGDLLAQIPASKGLPPVHLWNPDCCGDIDMRIARDGTWYYLGTPIGRKPMVRLFSTIIRRDGDDYFLVTPVEKCGITVDDAPFVAVTLAVEGEGEQQVLRFTTNVDDEVVADAEHPIRVELDPQTQEPSPYVLVRVNLEALIHRNVFYQLVELAVSREIDGVEWLGVWSSGEFFPIAPQP; encoded by the coding sequence ATGACCGATCCCGCAAAGGCCGGCGACCTGCTGGCGCAGATTCCCGCCAGCAAGGGGCTGCCGCCGGTGCACCTGTGGAATCCGGATTGCTGCGGCGACATCGACATGCGCATCGCGCGCGACGGTACCTGGTACTACCTGGGTACGCCGATCGGGCGCAAGCCGATGGTGCGGCTGTTTTCCACCATCATCCGCCGCGATGGCGATGACTATTTCCTGGTCACGCCGGTGGAGAAATGCGGTATCACCGTGGATGACGCGCCGTTCGTGGCGGTGACGCTGGCGGTGGAAGGCGAGGGGGAGCAGCAGGTGCTGCGCTTCACCACCAATGTCGACGACGAGGTGGTGGCCGATGCCGAGCATCCCATCCGCGTCGAGCTGGACCCGCAGACCCAGGAGCCGTCGCCCTATGTGCTGGTGCGGGTGAACCTGGAGGCGCTGATTCACCGCAATGTGTTCTACCAACTGGTAGAGCTGGCGGTTTCGCGGGAGATCGACGGGGTAGAGTGGCTGGGTGTCTGGAGTTCGGGGGAGTTCTTCCCTATCGCTCCGCAGCCGTGA
- a CDS encoding DUF4823 domain-containing protein, with protein sequence MRYLMLILAFAALGGCMKPSDMADGADYYLRDSGFLDHSQTRRTTNWRLQQDSFIYIAQGPFVPPGHPYARPNVVAEETFKGFVEYFPLVRRAKSPLGLEGAMQEARAAGANYLLYTRFARGEDNVGTYEEYEDTDNAVGRDRSVIQVMLIETDNRYLVDSATIRSRGGFLTFYDAKPDDLLGPPLEDYARSLLGVKTREEFQ encoded by the coding sequence ATGCGCTACCTGATGTTGATCCTTGCCTTCGCTGCCCTGGGCGGCTGCATGAAGCCCAGCGATATGGCCGATGGCGCCGACTACTACCTGCGCGATTCGGGCTTCCTCGACCACAGCCAGACCCGCCGGACGACCAACTGGCGCCTGCAGCAGGATTCCTTCATCTATATCGCCCAGGGGCCATTCGTGCCGCCGGGCCATCCGTATGCGCGCCCCAACGTGGTGGCCGAGGAGACCTTCAAGGGTTTTGTCGAATACTTCCCGCTGGTGCGCCGTGCCAAGAGTCCGCTCGGCCTGGAAGGCGCGATGCAGGAAGCGCGCGCGGCGGGCGCCAATTATCTGCTGTATACGCGCTTCGCCCGTGGAGAGGACAATGTCGGCACCTACGAAGAGTACGAAGATACGGATAACGCCGTGGGCCGAGACCGCAGCGTGATCCAGGTGATGCTGATCGAGACGGACAACCGTTATCTGGTGGACAGTGCCACCATCCGTAGTCGCGGCGGTTTTCTGACATTCTATGATGCCAAGCCCGACGACCTGCTCGGGCCACCGCTGGAAGACTACGCCCGCAGCTTGCTGGGGGTGAAGACACGAGAGGAGTTCCAATGA